From a region of the Triticum aestivum cultivar Chinese Spring chromosome 7D, IWGSC CS RefSeq v2.1, whole genome shotgun sequence genome:
- the LOC123168785 gene encoding probable polygalacturonase, producing MAHATVQGAPMTRPCPRPSAPLIVFLVLLASCYLALTRLPAAAPLATLIAPSAGHGSGHGAVDSCAGFYRGAGAAGRRAVTASVEEFGAVGDGVTSNTAAFRRAVAALEERGAGGGARLEVPAGRWLTGSFNLTSRFTLFLHHGAVILGSQDPEEWPLIAPLPSYGRGRERLGPRHISLIHGQDLNDVVITGSNGTIDGQGRMWWELWWNRTLNHTRGHLIELMNSTNVLISNVTLRNSPFWTVHPVYCRNVVIKDLTILAPLNAPNTDGIDPDSSSEVCIEDCYIESGDDLVAVKSGWDQYGISVGKPSSNIIIQRVSGTTPTCSGVGFGSEMSGGISNVLVRDLHIWNSASAVRLKTDVGRGGYITNITIANVTMEKVKVPIRFSRGSNDHSDDKYDRTALPMISDIHIVDIVGVDVQRAPMLEAVHGAVYEGICFRNVSLTAIRRQIRWQCESVYGEAHEVFPAPCEELRNNGSSSSWCGLP from the exons ATGGCGCACGCCACCGTCCAGGGCGCGCCCATGACACGCCCGTGCCCGCGTCCGTCGGCCCCCCTGATCGTCTTCCTCGTCCTGCTCGCCTCCTGCTACCTCGCCCTCACGCGCCTCCCCGCCGCGGCCCCGCTAGCCACCCTGATCGCCCCTTCCGCGGGCCATGGCTCCGGCCACGGCGCTGTGGACAGCTGTGCCGGGTTCTAccgcggcgcgggcgcggcggggAGGCGCGCGGTGACAGCGTCGGTGGAGGAGTTCGGGGCCGTTGGCGACGGGGTCACGTCCaacacggcggcgttccggcgcgcCGTGGCTGCCCTGGAGGAgaggggtgccggcggcggcgccaggcTGGAGGTGCCGGCAGGGAGGTGGCTCACGGGGAGCTTCAACCTCACCAGCCGCTTCACGCTCTTCCTGCACCATGGCGCGGTCATCCTCGGCTCCCAG GATCCAGAAGAGTGGCCTCTCATTGCGCCATTGCCTTCTTACGGGCGCGGAAGGGAAAGATTAGGACCGCGCCACATTAGCCTCATACATGGGCAAGATCTAAATGATGTTGTTATTACTG GTAGCAATGGGACCATAGATGGCCAGGGCAGGATGTGGTGGGAGCTATGGTGGAACCGGACTTTGAACCACACAAGAGGTCATCTCATCGAGCTCATGAATTCAACCAACGTCCTGATCTCCAATGTCACCCTACGCAACTCCCCATTTTGGACAGTGCATCCGGTCTACTGCAG AAACGTGGTGATTAAGGATCTGACTATACTAGCTCCCCTGAATGCTCCAAACACTGATGGCATTGATCCAG ACTCAAGTTCAGAAGTTTGTATTGAGGACTGCTATATCGAAAGTGGAGATGACCTGGTTGCTGTCAAGAGTGGTTGGGATCAGTATGGGATATCTGTAGGCAAACCCAGCTCAAACATTATCATCCAGCGGGTTTCAGGCACCACACCTACATGCTCCGGTGTGGGTTTCGGAAGCGAGATGTCGGGTGGGATATCAAACGTGCTTGTCCGCGACCTCCACATATGGAACTCGGCTTCTGCAGTGAGGCTCAAAACCGATGTGGGGCGCGGCGGGTACATAACCAACATCACCATTGCCAACGTGACGATGGAGAAGGTCAAGGTGCCAATAAGGTTCAGCCGGGGTTCAAATGACCACTCCGACGACAAGTATGACCGAACAGCGCTACCGATGATCAGTGACATTCATATTGTCGACATTGTTGGTGTGGATGTGCAGCGCGCACCGATGCTGGAGGCGGTGCACGGTGCGGTTTACGAGGGGATCTGCTTCAGAAATGTTAGCCTGACAGCGATAAGGCGTCAGATACGGTGGCAATGCGAGTCTGTGTATGGAGAGGCGCATGAAGTTTTCCCTGCACCTTGTGAAGAGTTGAGGAATAATggatcttcttcttcttggtgtgGCCTTCCCTGA